In Harpia harpyja isolate bHarHar1 chromosome W, bHarHar1 primary haplotype, whole genome shotgun sequence, the sequence tcaacgGTACAAGATTGCCTGTAGACTCTTTTACCAGTCTGCACTATTTTGCTGGAGCTGTCCATGAAAAACTGTATACTTCTGATCCATCCCTATTTTATCATGGAAGGAGGCTTCTAGGATGTGGCTGCTTTGGAGTGGGGTCCATATTCCTCCTTAAGTACAGATGCACTGTTTTTCAGCAGGTTTTTGCACTAACAGAGTTAACATCCTGCTGCCCCCCATCTCCTGCATATTTGGTGCTTCTGTTGAGGATATAAAGGTGCACCTTTGCTAGGCAATGGGAGGCAGCCTTGTGTCTTCTTCTCTCCTGTTAACAGAGTCCATGCCACCGCATGTGGGCTGGGTACATTTGCTGCCTGGTCTCCCATCAGGGCTCCTGTCTGTTATAGTGCTTATTAGGGAAATGTGATGCTGAGCCTTTGCCTAAGGAGCTGTTCCTATCTCAGCACCTGACCCAGTGAGAGCCTTTGTGGCTCAGTGGAGGTACCAACCCCCAGCCAGGCACACTCTGTCAGGTATCACCTTTCCCAATGTTTGCAGTTCCTGGGACATTCATAGGCGTCCTTCTGGAGATGGAGCCCCCTTACCTGCAGGGCCAGGTGTGTGACACTGGTCTGTTACGTGGGTGGGCACTTAGGAGTTAAGTACAGAAAGAAGCATCCTCTTAGGTCTTCATGCAAAGGAAGTGAATCCTCAAAGACTCGATTTTTGGCACAATAaccgagaaaaaaaaaatctcaatactGCAATGTTGTTTACGTGTTTAAGAGACAATCATTAATAATATAAGGGCACCAACACACAGGCTCCTGACAGCCTGACCCTCCATTAAATCACTGTATTCGCTAAAGCAGATCACATTGAGGGATTTAGTCCATGGGAAGTTTAAAGATttcaaaatgtgattttattCCAAATCATGATGGAAAGCTGCAATCTCAGAATGTTTCAGAAGAACACATCCAATTTCACTCAATTTGAAGTGGTTCATTCTGCTAGtatcaaaacatttcattaacTTCAACATTTAACTTACTTGAATAATTTATCTCTGGTAGAGTATAtatcaaatgaaaaatgaaatagatattttaattttataaaaagaaaatgcattaataaCATTTCCCTTGAAAATTAACATAATACTTCTATTCTGACCTATTTCTACTTGATCTAATCAGCATCTTGTGATATGAAATAGTTCCATGAGAAATTTTTCAAAAGCTCTGATAGTAATTAACCcctaaaagcattaaaaaaagcagGCATTCAGCCAGGAATAATAGCTCAGCCTGGCACCCCAGGAAATTCCTCCTTCTGTCCTGCCCAAAAACCTTATCAATAGGTGGCTTTGGCAATACTAACCACTGCTGGTGTGAAAAGACAACAATTAACAATTATAATCAcaaaatttctttaaagaaacctTGTCCTTTTGCCGCTTTGCTGGGAAGAGCCTGTATAACCTCTCTACAGTAGCTTCATATACCCATTAACTAATATTTGTATCATgacatgcttttctttcccttgatTTTAACAGGGCTCATTCTATATTGAAAGGCGTGCCAGAGTGCTACCAAGCATCAGCAGACACCTACAGAAATACATACAtatctcatttcttttcccccaaatgaGTTTCCATGATGATCTAAACCATTCCAAATTCTCCCTTATTTCTGAGGGTCCTGGGCGCACTCTCTGAAGTAATGGGCAGGGGAGCTTGCATGTGTCTAATGTTTTTTAGCCACAAATGGATAAACTTCCATTAATGACAACTGACATGTGACAaagccttttctctctttcccaaaCAGCTAATATGCCAGAGGATTATCCAGATCAGTTTGATGAGGTAGTGGACTTTATTCAAGCCACCATTAAAAGACTGAGGAGGTCGCCGGATAAACAGACTCCAATTTTTTCTAGGCGGGAGAGAAACCGGCAAAACACAGCCACAAACGTAGAGAATTCcagcaaaaagggaaggaggaatcAAAAGGGCAAACATCGAGGATGTGTCTtaacagaaatacatttaaatgtgaCTGACTTGGATTTGGGATATGAAACCAAAGAAGAGCTAATTTTCCGGTATTGCAGTGGATCTTGTGATGCAGCCGAGACCACGTAtgacaaaattataaaaaatttaaccagaaagaaaaaactagTCACTGACAAAGTAAGGCAAGCTTGTTGCAGACCCACAGCCTTTGATGATGACCTGTCCTTTTTGGATGATAACCTGGTTTACCACATACTGAAAAAACATTCCGCAAAAAGGTGTGGATGCATCTGACTGCTGCATGCTGGAGGCACACATTCCTGCTATGATGCAAAGAGAGGGACCAAGGTTCCTGGGGAAGTGTCTGCTCAGAGTGGAGAAAAGAGGACCAAGAATGCAGAAAAAGGGGTTGTGGGAGCCTGGGGTGTGGGGTGCAAGGCAGCGTAAGAGGATAGAGGCTTTTGAAGTCCTACGGGAAAGTAAATAAAAGCTCAGGTGGAGATGCCGACGGCTGGATGGTGTGCACACTCCCTTTCCCATTTGACGCAGTCCACCATCAGTGAGACTTGGATCCATGAGGAATGTGCTTAAAAACACAACCCTGCTGTACCACACTGTGTTGTAGTTATCCCATCCATGCCAGGAAGCTTAGCTGAGAAGTAGCTTAGGAATACCTTACTCATCCCCTGCGCCCTCAGCTTTACTGAAAGACACGTTGTACTATTGCTCATTGAAGGGCGGTTCCTAAGCACTTAGGACAACTTCTAAACTATAAGATTAATCTCGTAAGTAAGATGATATTGGACAAATATCAAAATTCCCAGGCTTAAGTTCTCTAGGGCCAGTatcaatgcaaaacaaaacagttccaCTTACTGGTTAAGTTTGGTTATTTCCATCTCATGTTTCTTCAAAATGAGTGTAGGATTTCATTCTTCTGCTATCTATGAAAACAAGTTGAGTTTTTAAGCACTTCTTCCTAGTATAGTAAGAGAAATAACAAGCCTGGCCAGCACAAAACGTGTTTCTTTTGGTTTACAAAGGACTAACATCACTTGCGTAACTACATTTCTATTTGGTCATTGTGAGTGAGCAGAGACTATTTGATGCAATGCATCCGTTCAGAGACATAAATATACAGAAGATATTTATTGAGCTTAagttattgttatttattacagTTCAGTAATGAGTCTTcttatttattaacatttcttttcaaaggtgCCAAACTAGAAGGTGCTTGGAAGATACAGAGAGACAATTAAGTTGTGAACAACGGTCCATGTTTTTGATTGAAAGTGTTAACTTGAATGCAAAAAATCACTtactttacctttttttcttttaaacaaaatcctGATTATGTTCACAAAATATTGTGCCAAAGTCTGCAGCCCTTCCTCCTGTTCActaatacttttgaaaattactGCAATCATACATGCACAGGAGCAGCAATGGCTCTGCATGAGTGAGGGTCACAGGACTTGGCTCAACATTAACAGTTTGTTATAAAAACTAATTTTAGTCATATTTTAAATGTagccacatttttttctcacactttttGCCAACTGACCTCATATAACTATTGACAAATGGAAAATAATCACATTTAGCCTTATAATTTCTTGTTATAtttatttaagcttttctttctgtatttccataTAGAAGAGGTTAAATTCCTCTTACTAGTTAGCCCTGGATTTAATATAGCCTGTAGGTAAACAATTCTGTTAAATAACCAAAGTGTTTTGTATAATTTGCTGAAACATTACAGGATCGTACCCACACAGGAGAACAGTCTGAGTTTCCTTAGGATGAGGGAGGTTGTACAGCAAAGGCATTCATACCTGACCGCTAATGCAAGCTCTTGTTCTGGAGACTTTTTTCCCAAAGGAGCAGCAGTGCAGGTCACTAGGCATACCTGACAACCAGTGAAGCATCAACTCCCACaaaaacaacaggaagaaaaaaaatccctactgaaaaacaaaaaatgatggTCGGTCTGACCTTTTATCTCATGCATGCAATGGCTCTCCATACTCATTTTGCTCTGGGCCCCTCGGGGCATCACAGAAGGGTCTAGTAGTCAAAAAAAGTCCAGAACAGGCATAGGAAGACGTACCAGGTGTATGAAGTGTAATTCAGCCCCAAcctctgctgctttcctgggCTGATGGAGGGCAGCCTTGGAGCCTGCCCACAGGGTCCATGTTTGCACTGCCATGGGGACACCTTGCCCTCCACATTGGGCAGGGGTGGTACAGCTGATACCACTGCCAGCATTGGCATGATTTGGGCAGTAAAGGCCTGCTAAGCCAAGAGTCAGCTGCACTGCTGGGCAGTTAGTCGGGTGCAGCGCTCAGAGGTGTGCTTTCACTGGCTCTGGTACGGCCCTGGTTGCTGAAAACTTGCCCCAAAGAATTTTCTGTGCAGCTTGAAGAGACTGCAACCAAAGCAAATCACTATGTTCAAAATACAAAAGGGtaaagtttgtgatttttttttaatttttttagaccTTACTGAAAACAGGAGTGTGCTTCTCTGGAGTTTTTTACTTCACCAGCGATTTATGTCTCAGTCATTTGTGTTAATCAACCAAAGTTCTCTACAGACTTTATTTTTGTACAATATTCATTTTATaactttttacaaaataaaactaatttctaTTGTTACCTGGTGGTTGCTTGTGCTTCTTCCACTTTTTGTACCACTTCCAAGTTACAGTATCACCTGGTTCCCAACCCGCATGGGGCAATGCTCAAGAAACAGCAAGTCCTTTACACAGGGGAGCTTTCCTCTTCCATCTCACCCCGGTCTTTAATGTGGATCAGAGATGTCTGTAGCTTCTTAGCAGAACATAACATTAATGGGTGATGTGACTACAAAATACATGGTAAGCAATGGCACAATAAGTGACCCAGTGGCAGGCTTGAAGCCTGGTGTTACCCAAGCTGTCCCTTGCCCGTGCAGGGCTGTGGTGGCTTTGTGGTGGCCTTGGCTATGCAAAGCCATAATTCCTGCACTCAGAGGAGATtcacattttgcttttctaaccCCAGTGTTACAACAGTTGGGCTAAATTCCATCCACTTTGGCAgtccttttcctttcatttttaaataggaaaata encodes:
- the LOC128136144 gene encoding glial cell line-derived neurotrophic factor-like isoform X1, producing MKLWDVVAVCVVLLNMVSTSPLPTGKMPPKGPPSVVEGPEDDLSPISLLPPYAVQSDSNMPEDYPDQFDEVVDFIQATIKRLRRSPDKQTPIFSRRERNRQNTATNVENSSKKGRRNQKGKHRGCVLTEIHLNVTDLDLGYETKEELIFRYCSGSCDAAETTYDKIIKNLTRKKKLVTDKVRQACCRPTAFDDDLSFLDDNLVYHILKKHSAKRCGCI
- the LOC128136144 gene encoding glial cell line-derived neurotrophic factor-like isoform X2, encoding MKLWDVVAVCVVLLNMVSTSPLPTANMPEDYPDQFDEVVDFIQATIKRLRRSPDKQTPIFSRRERNRQNTATNVENSSKKGRRNQKGKHRGCVLTEIHLNVTDLDLGYETKEELIFRYCSGSCDAAETTYDKIIKNLTRKKKLVTDKVRQACCRPTAFDDDLSFLDDNLVYHILKKHSAKRCGCI